A window of the Hordeum vulgare subsp. vulgare chromosome 5H, MorexV3_pseudomolecules_assembly, whole genome shotgun sequence genome harbors these coding sequences:
- the LOC123398694 gene encoding uncharacterized protein LOC123398694, whose translation MAFLNRPSACKENQTPGAKLAVILTTVNAFLHLQVTAKTAEKAPPPVVTSMDTTPPAEQRAEATVSTAAPLDAPRAPGFLYTTAGPSAVRVPYVWGSWPYNPNANNPGGAASTAHAPPLCLPPFAWYYPVVTDPHGSPATSYAQPLHETTSGGGSQGTGGGTAEEDIDDDSCSLTLGLDVDRKCATSADNGSSRAVAGDRERAVMAAEARKRRKELTKLKQTHLGGRPGDE comes from the coding sequence ATGGCGTTTTTGAATCGTCCCTCTGCGTGCAAAGAGAACCAAACACCTGGAGCGAAGCTTGCTGTGATCCTGACTACCGTGAATGCGTTTCTCCATCTGCAGGTTACTGCGAAGACGGCGGAGAAGGCGCCACCGCCGGTGGTAACGTCTATGGACACGACGCCACCAGCGGAGCAGCGGGCAGAAGCCACGGTGTCCACGGCGGCCCCGCTGGACGCACCCCGTGCGCCGGGATTCCTTTACACAACAGCTGGGCCCTCGGCCGTGCGCGTGCCGTATGTGTGGGGCTCTTGGCCGTACAACCCGAACGCCAACAACCCGGGCGGCGCCGCCAGCACTGCACACGCTCCGCCGCTCTGCCTTCCGCCCTTCGCGTGGTACTACCCCGTCGTCACCGACCCACATGGTTCGCCGGCGACATCTTACGCGCAGCCGCTCCATGAGACGACGAGTGGGGGCGGCAGCCAGGGTACCGGCGGCGGAACGGCCGAGGAGGACATCGACGACGACTCATGCTCGCTCACGCTGGGGCTTGACGTCGACAGGAAGTGTGCGACGAGCGCCGACAACGGCAGCAGCCGTGCTGTGGCGGGCGACAGAGAGAGGGCGGTGATGGCGGCGGAGGcgagaaagaggaggaaggagctgaCGAAGCTGAAGCAGACGCATCTCGGTGGTCGTCCTGGAGACGAGTAG
- the LOC123398695 gene encoding bZIP transcription factor 16-like produces MSDRSGQRQCRRGVSGDVELDAAMALANMAATLPAVQGTHTQHGASREEEEELASTRLTLELGKVGIQASSCSSSSSAGCPSQQTRVAVAAPGGGGYGPRPRHTLTEAEKEAKRLRRVLANRESARQTILRRQAIRDELARKVADLSSQNESMKKEKEAVMQEYLTLQETNKQLKEQARHHLPLPLF; encoded by the exons ATGTCTGATCGTAGCGGCCAGCGGCAATGCCGCCGAGGCGTCTCGGGCGACGTCGAGCTCGACGCGGCCATGGCACTGGCCAACATGGCAGCAACTCTTCCCGCCGTGCAGGGCACGCACACGCAGCATGGCGCCAgccgtgaggaggaggaggagctggcgAGCACAAGGCTGACCCTGGAGCTGGGCAAGGTCGGCATCCAGGCGTCGTCGTGCTCCAGTAGCTCCAGCGCCGGGTGTCCCTCGCAGCAGACGCGGGTCGCCGTGGCGGCTCCAGGCGGAGGGGGCTACGGCCCAAGGCCCCGGCACACGCTCACCGAG GCTGAGAAGGAGGCAAAGCGGCTGCGGCGCGTGCTCGCGAACCGGGAGTCTGCGCGCCAAACCATACTCCGCCGTCAG GCGATCCGAGACGAGCTGGCGAGGAAAGTTGCGGACTTGTCGTCACAAAACGAGAGCATGAAGAAG gagaaggaggcagtGATGCAAGAGTATCTCACACTCCAGGAGACGAACAAGCAGCTGAAAGAACAGGCACGACATCATCTGCCGCTTCCATTATTCTAG